The Dreissena polymorpha isolate Duluth1 chromosome 10, UMN_Dpol_1.0, whole genome shotgun sequence genome includes a region encoding these proteins:
- the LOC127848792 gene encoding extracellular serine/threonine protein CG31145-like, with product MMKLRARVIGAVVLGVTVLVTWILYEELSSGRTDIRHHHSIEGSMDYNVLYGHQKLQHQLQQVDLKSIRDIRNTMDINSNSQEKDYVTKNSTVLFDIAVERLLDRLELLTSFGLSRDLLRQTSMVILTRQLGGIARKRSRRLPWPQNYGSDTSWTNYRKFHHNARAAALYDPDDPAIDGLLNDMATKPFKYLEMMEKGTELKLLIQYFDGTKAVFKPMRWPRDHETLPNHFYFNDYERHNAEIAAFHLDRIFGFYRVPPVTGRFVNMTSEIFMLAGKALKKTFYVSPIGNLCFFGECSYYCDSRHSFCGVGDVIEGSLMTWLPEPPVGDRDRWRSPYRRSYSKFRKAEWEVDDTYCEGLLLDDQLLYERFMPDLIDAHIFDFITGNMDRHHIEVFLHLRNDSCPIHMDNGRGFGKTKVDEFSILAPLIQCCRIRKSTFLKLTKLYVGPEPLSELLDESLRNDPLYPILTSGFYDAVDRRVLHVLRTVARCLTNHSIKDVFIDDPF from the exons ATGATGAAGTTGCGAGCACGTGTCATCGGCGCTGTGGTGCTAGGAGTTACCGTGTTGGTCACGTGGATCCTGTACGAGGAACTGTCGAGCGGACGAACGGACATCAGGCATCATCATAGTATTGAG GGATCAATGGATTACAATGTCCTTTACGGTCACCAAAAGCTACAGCACCAACTGCAACAAGTAGATCTCAAAAGCATACGCGACATTAGGAACACCATGGACATCAATTCTAACAGCCAAGAAAAGGATTATGTAACGAAGAACAGCACAGTCTTGTTTGATATAGCCGTGGAACG GTTACTCGACAGGCTCGAGCTCCTGACGTCGTTTGGTTTGTCGCGTGACCTCCTACGTCAGACCAGTATGGTGATTCTAACCAGACAGCTCGGGGGAATCGCTCGGAAGCGTTCAAGACGACTACCATGGCCACAGAATTACGGGAG CGATACCAGCTGGACAAACTACCGGAAGTTTCATCATAATGCGCGCGCCGCTGCACTCTATGACCCGGATGACCCCGCCATTGATGGCCTGCTCAATGACATGGCGACCAAACCATTCAAGTATCTTG AAATGATGGAAAAGGGGACCGAGTTAAAACTACTGATCCAGTACTTTGACGGAACCAAGGCTGTCTTCAAACCGATGAG GTGGCCCCGTGACCACGAGACGCTTCCCAACCATTTCTACTTCAACGATTACGAACGCCACAATGCGGAGATCGCGGCTTTTCATCTAGATCG GATTTTCGGCTTTTACCGGGTCCCGCCGGTGACTGGTCGCTTCGTGAATATGACCAGCGAGATTTTCATGTTGGCGGGAAAAGCTCTTAAAAAGACGTTCTACGTTTCCCCAA TCGGCAACCTCTGTTTCTTTGGCGAGTGTTCCTATTACTGCGACAGCCGGCACTCGTTCTGCGGGGTCGGTGACGTAATCGAGGGATCGCTGATGACGTGGCTTCCGGAACCCCCTGTCGGAGATAGGGACAGGTGGAGGAGTCCATATAGGAG GTCATACAGCAAGTTCCGGAAGGCCGAATGGGAAGTGGATGATACTTACTGCGAGGGTCTGCTACTCGACGATCAGTTGCTCTACGAGCGCTTTATGCCGGATCTGATAGACGCTCATATATTTGATTTTATAACAG GAAACATGGACCGACATCACATTGAGGTCTTCCTTCACCTCAGGAACGACAGCTGCCCTATACACATGGACAACGGCCGAGG ATTCGGTAAAACCAAAGTGGACGAGTTCTCGATTCTGGCGCCGTTAATTCAGTGCTGTCGTATTCGAAAATCCACATTCCTGAAGCTGACAAAGCTTTACGTCGGACCGGAGCCGTTGAGCGAACTGCTTGACGAATCCCTTCGGAACGACCCCTTGTATCCGATTCTCACATCCGGGTTCTACGATGCCGTGGATAGGCGTGTATTGCATGTGCTTAGAACGGTGGCACGGTGTCTAACAAATCATTCTATAAAAGACGTATTTATTGATGATCCTTTTtag